Proteins encoded by one window of Candidatus Nomurabacteria bacterium:
- a CDS encoding endonuclease/exonuclease/phosphatase family protein, with protein sequence MKLITLNTWGGRINQPLLQFIKNNDDTDIFCFQEMNNNASAETVDSPEEDKNLFSHIKEVLPEFTGYFSPQVPGTGHAIFIKKELVVDHIETHLILSEEEITHMPTPFPRILQCMHFKNLIIYNFHGVPKADKKDTPVRDIQTKRVLDIVNKDTNPKIIVGDFNLNPDTKAIAAFNLIFTNQMMKSSYTTTRSRHYEKLKEFPYADYIFTSPEIKVSEFKVLNDEVSDHLPLSLNFEIEI encoded by the coding sequence ATGAAACTCATCACACTAAACACCTGGGGTGGTAGAATAAACCAACCATTATTGCAATTTATAAAAAATAATGATGATACTGATATTTTCTGTTTTCAAGAGATGAACAATAATGCTTCTGCTGAAACCGTTGACTCTCCAGAAGAAGATAAGAACCTTTTCTCACATATTAAAGAGGTATTACCTGAATTTACAGGCTACTTTAGTCCTCAAGTTCCAGGTACTGGACATGCCATTTTTATAAAAAAAGAATTAGTCGTAGATCATATAGAAACTCATCTTATTTTATCAGAAGAAGAAATTACCCACATGCCAACTCCTTTTCCAAGGATTTTACAATGTATGCATTTTAAAAATCTAATCATATATAACTTCCACGGAGTGCCAAAAGCAGATAAGAAAGACACACCAGTAAGAGATATTCAGACTAAGAGGGTACTGGATATAGTAAATAAAGATACAAACCCTAAAATCATCGTCGGTGACTTTAATCTAAATCCCGATACAAAAGCTATTGCCGCATTTAATTTAATTTTTACAAATCAAATGATGAAAAGTAGCTACACGACAACAAGAAGTCGCCACTATGAAAAATTAAAAGAGTTTCCTTATGCAGATTACATTTTTACTTCTCCTGAAATAAAAGTATCTGAATTTAAAGTCCTAAATGATGAAGTTTCTGACCATTTGCCACTTTCACTTAATTTTGAAATTGAGATTTAG
- a CDS encoding Type 1 glutamine amidotransferase-like domain-containing protein — translation MTTKFILHGGFTPGKTDEDNDDFYAEILKDAPEEPEILIVPFAKEPGRIEASTQKVMEEFTANKWQKWIYFNVAREESFIEQLRLADIVYFQGGKTLKLLEALKKFPTLKEMLQGKIVAGESAGANVLTSAFYSPSAGSSFEGLAFLPIKLIPHYTQEYEGKLDNLKPDLETLLLRVYEHKVIEVDL, via the coding sequence ATGACAACAAAATTTATTTTACATGGAGGATTCACTCCAGGAAAAACAGATGAAGATAACGACGATTTCTACGCAGAAATATTAAAAGATGCCCCCGAAGAACCAGAGATTTTAATTGTGCCATTTGCAAAAGAACCTGGCCGGATAGAGGCTAGTACACAAAAAGTAATGGAGGAATTTACTGCAAATAAATGGCAAAAGTGGATCTATTTTAATGTTGCCAGGGAAGAATCTTTCATTGAACAATTGCGTTTAGCTGATATTGTTTACTTTCAGGGAGGTAAAACATTGAAATTGCTTGAGGCGCTGAAAAAGTTTCCTACTCTGAAAGAAATGTTACAAGGAAAAATTGTCGCCGGTGAATCTGCAGGAGCAAATGTCCTCACCTCTGCATTTTACAGCCCGAGTGCTGGTAGTTCGTTTGAAGGTTTAGCTTTTCTACCTATAAAGCTGATCCCGCATTACACGCAAGAGTATGAGGGTAAACTGGATAATCTTAAACCTGATCTTGAAACACTTTTGTTACGAGTCTATGAGCACAAGGTCATTGAGGTAGATTTGTAA
- a CDS encoding disulfide bond formation protein B — protein sequence MFTTILNNITTISAIVIGLSGSVLIICKICKIKIPEGVVKHAYLFGFIISLGAICMSLLYSEIIGFPPCKLCWLQRIFIYPQAIVFGLALWKKYPTYIIRNIALWLTAIGGIISAYHNFIYYTDYSPLPCDAAASCTQQLVTTLGFMSIPLMALCAFIGLFAVILLLPKESKE from the coding sequence ATGTTCACAACGATTCTCAACAACATAACGACAATAAGTGCGATTGTGATTGGACTTAGCGGAAGTGTGCTTATTATCTGTAAAATATGTAAAATCAAAATCCCAGAAGGGGTTGTCAAGCACGCATATTTATTTGGTTTTATTATTTCGCTCGGTGCTATATGCATGAGCCTCTTGTACTCGGAAATCATCGGTTTCCCTCCATGCAAGCTTTGCTGGTTGCAACGGATCTTTATTTACCCACAAGCGATAGTATTCGGACTCGCTCTTTGGAAAAAATACCCGACCTATATCATCCGGAATATCGCACTATGGTTAACCGCTATAGGAGGAATCATATCTGCCTACCACAACTTCATCTACTATACTGACTATTCGCCGCTACCTTGCGATGCAGCCGCTTCATGCACGCAGCAGCTGGTGACGACACTCGGCTTTATGTCTATACCGCTTATGGCGCTTTGTGCTTTTATTGGTCTTTTTGCAGTCATTTTGCTATTACCCAAAGAATCCAAGGAGTAG
- a CDS encoding isoprenylcysteine carboxylmethyltransferase family protein: MQKKHIQFLGHITNIHQVLAHSYLIYFAAAIFGFIVDYFYPFRIFGGTIIAFGPVLLIVGTALIYWAQHTSEMTAKNRKEHGIGMTPADFMYGPYKYTRSPTHIGLVFLVLGFGFIMNSGLIVMGAIVAYVVTRYTYIRREEEILVERYGEAYVNYKKIVTF; this comes from the coding sequence ATGCAGAAAAAACATATACAATTTTTGGGCCATATAACCAATATTCATCAAGTTCTAGCGCATTCATATTTAATCTATTTTGCAGCTGCAATATTTGGCTTTATTGTTGATTACTTCTACCCATTTCGGATTTTTGGTGGAACGATTATAGCTTTCGGTCCCGTACTCCTGATAGTTGGTACGGCGCTTATATATTGGGCGCAACATACATCGGAAATGACCGCTAAAAATCGAAAAGAGCATGGTATAGGTATGACACCAGCTGATTTTATGTATGGCCCGTATAAATATACGCGCAGTCCCACACATATCGGCCTTGTGTTTTTAGTGCTTGGTTTTGGCTTCATTATGAATTCTGGACTTATTGTCATGGGTGCCATTGTTGCCTATGTGGTCACTCGATATACCTATATCAGACGCGAAGAAGAAATTTTGGTTGAACGATATGGTGAGGCGTATGTAAATTATAAAAAAATAGTTACATTCTAG
- the tsaE gene encoding tRNA (adenosine(37)-N6)-threonylcarbamoyltransferase complex ATPase subunit type 1 TsaE has product MKRIFTEKELPGIAKEILKQLLTLRLSTHRKAQVVALSGELGAGKTTLTQEIARQLGIKENVNSPTYVIMKKYKIPLMIPGFRLLIHIDAYRLDSEQELEKLGWQEIIAEPENLILIEWPVRVKKLIPKDAVRISLEHKDQSRSIRIT; this is encoded by the coding sequence ATGAAAAGGATATTTACTGAAAAAGAACTTCCAGGTATAGCCAAAGAAATTTTGAAACAACTTTTGACTTTAAGACTTTCAACTCACCGCAAAGCACAAGTTGTCGCACTCTCCGGTGAACTCGGTGCAGGGAAGACAACGTTGACCCAAGAAATTGCTAGACAGCTTGGTATCAAGGAAAACGTCAATTCTCCAACGTACGTCATTATGAAAAAGTACAAGATACCACTTATGATTCCCGGCTTTCGACTTTTGATACATATTGATGCCTATCGTCTCGACAGTGAACAAGAATTGGAGAAACTTGGCTGGCAAGAAATAATAGCTGAACCAGAAAATTTGATTTTAATTGAGTGGCCAGTGCGAGTGAAAAAATTGATTCCAAAAGATGCGGTGAGAATTTCTTTGGAACACAAGGATCAGTCTCGCTCAATACGGATCACATAG